CCGTTGCTGGATTAACTGGAATAGGTGAGGGAATAGGACTACCGTAGATGTAGGGGGCAGACTGTGGCTGGTTCCTGCGATAATAGTTGCCATCAGGATAGTTCCCACCACCATTGATAATAATTGTAGATTGTGCAGATGCGGGTGTTGCATTGACTAATAGTATTCCCAATGGTAAGAGCGCAGCAGTTAAGCAAGCCACTCTACCCCATCTAACCCAGCTTGTATATATATGTAAAATCTGTTTGCGTGGTATGTGTGGAACCTCGGTGATCTTTCTCATATCCAGAACCTAAAATTTTGAGTAACGCTTAATACCCAAGCGCGATCGGCAGTCTAAACACTCTGATGCTGCGTTGTTGTCTCTATGTTCCCGATATTTCAGCCCACTATCTAAAATTTTAGATAATTATGGCGGTTGATGTTGCGTAAAATTGTTACTTAAGTCAGATGTCGTTAAGCTGCCCATGAGTGACACAATCGAGAAAGAGAGATTCATGCAATCAAACGTGAGTTCCCAATCCCAAGAAATTGTCAAGACTGAGTACAAAGCAGGGTTAGCAACTTTTGAGCGAGGACAATACCGCCAAGCCGTACAACACTTAGAAAAGGCTAGCGCCTTAGCTAACCGTAACAGTCGCCAGGGTGGTGAAGTGCAGCTATGGCTAGTCAACGCTTACGAAGCTGCTGGACAAAGACAAGAAGCGATCGCGCTATGCGAACAGCTCAAACGTCATCCTCACTATGAAATTAACAAGCAAGGACGGCGGTTGCTGTATATTCTGCAAGCACCGCAATTGCAACGCCCCGCCGAATGGATGACTCAAATCCCCGATCTGGGGGCAATATCAGATAATGAGTCGCAAATAAAACTGAGCATCAAGAGCGATAATCGCAAGCGATCGCCACAGTCAGAACCACCCCGCGAAATCGAAGACCTGAGCAAAATCAACACGAAAGACAATCGCTTTATCGTCGTTGCTCTATTCGCGATCGCTCTAACCCTTGGTGCATTGATTTGGTGGGGACTATAGAATGCTGGGTTAAAATGCTAATTATTTGGGGTAGGAAAGCTCTTTTTCGGAATGTCTTGAAGTTCTTCGTCTGCCAAGCCCGAAAAAGCCCATTCAATATTGGCGCACAGTCCATCAAGATCGGGAAATAGCGTTGCTGAATTAACCTCCAAACGATCCAATTGAAAGCGAATGTGGGCAAACGCATTAGAGGGAATGATTATTTTTACTAGACGAGACGCATAGGATGAATCATTTTCTAAAGCAACAAACTTCTCTTGTTCTAAATTGAAATAATGAACGGTAAACCAACCAAACTGTGCCTGAATGCGAGACGCAACCAATTTGCCTCTTAACAAATAAACTCTACTGATGCTGGTTGGATCTGCTTGCTTTGAGGGTACAGCATAATCATTAGCATCAGGATAAAATAGCCACACTACGCCGGACTCGTTCTCAGCAGGTGGTTTACAGACGCAAAACCAAAGAGCCGCTAGGGGGTTAAGACTCCAATCTAGCAATCTCGTTGCTAGCCCGTGGTGCTGCATGATTGTCAGCCAGTCCCAATCATTATCGGGGTGCTGCTCAAGCAGAGGAAGACTTCTGAGCTTAAAAACTTCGAGCATTTCCCGTTCTGCTTGAAGAATAGGTAAGTAAGTTGTGAGGCGAGCAATTTTAGGTAATAGGCTCCGATCGCGTCGCTGACCACGGTAAACAGCGCGTCTTCCACGGTTAATATCCGAAAGACGCTCTACATATTCGGAGACAGTATGGATGGTGATTTCTTGCATAGATCCTTCCCTACGACTTCTAACTTCTGATGAGTGTCTTATGGATCGAGTAAAAATACTATGTCATCACGCGACAAGCAATGATGATATCAATAGTAAATAAGAGCGATAACTTTATTAAGTTGCGCCCTTCACGCCAGAGTATTCAGAGGGGGATCTGTGAAACTATCTATCTTGATGGCATCAGCTAGGAAAATTATCGGACAGCTGCGCTTATTAGGAATTGTGTTGTTGTCTTCCTTGATTCTTTCCGGCTGCGTCCAGTATCAAGTCGGGGTAAATTTTGACAGTCCCAACTATGGCGAAATCGTGCAGCACATCCAGCTAGACGAACGGCTGATGAGTTTGAGTGGTGATTCGGTAAAGACTTGGCTAGACAGCATCGAACGTCGCGTCAAGCAACTGCACGGAAAAGCCAAGCGGCGATCGGATCGAGAAGTCACGGTCACAATTCCGTTTAAAAATGGGGCGGACTTAGCAGAAAAATTTAATGCATTTTTCCACTACATTGACAAGGAAAATCCAAATAATTTAACAGAAACGGACTTGCCACCAATAGACTCTCAATTGAGTTTGAAGCAAAATAATTTTTTATTGTTAGTGAGAAATCGGTTGAGTTTCGACTTAGACTTGCGATCGCTCTCCCTAATTTCTACAAACACAAATCTCGCCATTAACCCCAGTTCGATCTTAGATTTTGAATTCAGCCTCAACGCCCCTTGGGGAGGACGCAGCATCGAGAAGGCAGAAAACGCCATTCCCGCTAACAAACAGGGTAATCGGTTGATATGGCGGCTGCAACCAGGACAGATTAATCATATAGAAACTATTTTCTGGCTCCCCAGTCCCCTGGGAATTGGCACAATTTTCATTATTTTATTCATTGCGTTAGGGGTTTATTTACGCGATCGCACTGTGCCAACTTCAGGAGGGAGTAGGGAGCAGGGAGCAGTATAGAGACGTTACGTTTAACGTCTCTATACCCTAAGGAGACAACCGCTCGATTGTCCAACTACCGTTTTCTAATAAACGATAGCGGAGGCGATCGTGCAATCTACTCGGTCTACCTTGCCAAAACTCAATTGCGTTAGGAATGACGCGAAAACCTCCCCAGTACGGCGGACGGGGAATGTCTCGATTTTCATACTTGGTTTGCAATTCTTGCAAGCGCTGTTCTAAAGCTGCGCGACTTTCCACCACTTGACTTTGCTCGGAAGCCCAAGCTCCCAAGCGGCTATTTAACGGACGGCTGCGATAATATTCATCTGACTCTTGGGCTGAAACTTGTTCTACCCGCCCTTCAATCCGCACTTGGCGTTCGAGTTCCGCCCACCAAAAAACTAGCGCTGCATGGGGATTGGTTGTTAGTTCTTGCCCTTTATGACTTTGATAATTGGTATAAAAAACGAAACCGCGTTCGTCAAAACCC
This window of the Chroococcidiopsis thermalis PCC 7203 genome carries:
- a CDS encoding tetratricopeptide repeat protein gives rise to the protein MQSNVSSQSQEIVKTEYKAGLATFERGQYRQAVQHLEKASALANRNSRQGGEVQLWLVNAYEAAGQRQEAIALCEQLKRHPHYEINKQGRRLLYILQAPQLQRPAEWMTQIPDLGAISDNESQIKLSIKSDNRKRSPQSEPPREIEDLSKINTKDNRFIVVALFAIALTLGALIWWGL
- a CDS encoding FRG domain-containing protein: MQEITIHTVSEYVERLSDINRGRRAVYRGQRRDRSLLPKIARLTTYLPILQAEREMLEVFKLRSLPLLEQHPDNDWDWLTIMQHHGLATRLLDWSLNPLAALWFCVCKPPAENESGVVWLFYPDANDYAVPSKQADPTSISRVYLLRGKLVASRIQAQFGWFTVHYFNLEQEKFVALENDSSYASRLVKIIIPSNAFAHIRFQLDRLEVNSATLFPDLDGLCANIEWAFSGLADEELQDIPKKSFPTPNN
- a CDS encoding DUF3153 domain-containing protein, yielding MKLSILMASARKIIGQLRLLGIVLLSSLILSGCVQYQVGVNFDSPNYGEIVQHIQLDERLMSLSGDSVKTWLDSIERRVKQLHGKAKRRSDREVTVTIPFKNGADLAEKFNAFFHYIDKENPNNLTETDLPPIDSQLSLKQNNFLLLVRNRLSFDLDLRSLSLISTNTNLAINPSSILDFEFSLNAPWGGRSIEKAENAIPANKQGNRLIWRLQPGQINHIETIFWLPSPLGIGTIFIILFIALGVYLRDRTVPTSGGSREQGAV
- the pdxH gene encoding pyridoxamine 5'-phosphate oxidase, with product MNPNVADLRIDYQLEGLQETDVDPNPLRQFQIWFDRALSAQIPEPNAMTLATATTDAIPSARIVLLKGFDERGFVFYTNYQSHKGQELTTNPHAALVFWWAELERQVRIEGRVEQVSAQESDEYYRSRPLNSRLGAWASEQSQVVESRAALEQRLQELQTKYENRDIPRPPYWGGFRVIPNAIEFWQGRPSRLHDRLRYRLLENGSWTIERLSP